One genomic segment of Paraburkholderia caffeinilytica includes these proteins:
- the urtB gene encoding urea ABC transporter permease subunit UrtB yields the protein MAFSFLTFARRSIGSVALALLASAPLAAFALTPADVAPLAGDDFDAKSAAIDKLIANHDKESLAVLKALSEDNALATDSGAVLLQDGDTARDAVTGKTVAAGDAQAVTLNNLLRSKVAGALSGLQLDSPDAATRDAAITALLKNPDPSIKPLVDAARAKETDPALKKRLDTLWAMTALHDADPARRLKAVQLVAARHDLDMNELLRPLVAKKPDGTFNEADGRVRAAAQSGIDELDSIQRRSQIAGTLFAGLSLGSVLLLAALGLAITYGLIGVINMAHGEFLMIGAYATYVVQNLFQRFAPGAFDWYPLLAVPASFAAAGLVGIVLERLVLKHLYGRPLETLLTTFGVSLILIQATRMLFGAQNVQVTNPAWMSGGVTVLPNLILPYNRLAILAFSLIVVGIAWAVLTKTRLGLFVRAVTQNRRMAACVGVKTARVDSYAFAFGAGIAGLGGCALSQIGNVGPDLGQSYIIDSFMAVVLGGVGQLAGTVIGGFGLGLISKAIEPFWGAVLAKIAVLVLIVLFIQKRPQGMFALKGRSAEA from the coding sequence ATGGCGTTTTCATTCCTGACCTTCGCAAGACGCAGCATCGGCAGCGTGGCGCTTGCGCTCCTCGCCAGCGCTCCGCTTGCTGCCTTTGCGCTCACCCCCGCCGACGTCGCACCGCTCGCCGGCGACGACTTCGATGCGAAATCCGCGGCCATCGACAAACTGATCGCCAACCACGACAAAGAATCGCTCGCGGTGCTCAAGGCCCTGTCCGAAGACAATGCGCTTGCCACCGATTCCGGCGCCGTGCTGTTGCAAGACGGCGATACCGCACGCGATGCGGTCACCGGCAAAACGGTCGCCGCCGGCGACGCGCAAGCGGTCACGCTGAACAACCTTCTCCGTTCGAAAGTGGCAGGCGCCCTTTCGGGCCTGCAACTCGATTCGCCTGACGCCGCCACACGTGACGCCGCGATCACCGCGTTGCTGAAAAACCCCGATCCGTCGATCAAACCGCTCGTCGACGCAGCGCGCGCGAAGGAAACCGACCCCGCGCTAAAGAAGCGCCTCGACACGCTGTGGGCCATGACCGCGTTGCACGACGCCGACCCGGCCAGGCGCCTCAAAGCCGTGCAACTGGTTGCGGCGCGCCACGATCTCGACATGAACGAACTGCTGCGTCCGCTCGTCGCGAAGAAGCCGGACGGCACCTTCAACGAAGCCGACGGCCGGGTGCGCGCCGCCGCGCAAAGCGGCATCGACGAACTCGATTCGATTCAGCGCCGCAGCCAGATCGCGGGCACGCTGTTCGCGGGCCTGTCGCTCGGCAGCGTGCTGCTGCTCGCCGCACTGGGTCTCGCGATCACGTACGGGCTGATCGGCGTGATCAATATGGCGCACGGCGAATTCCTGATGATCGGCGCGTACGCAACGTATGTCGTGCAGAACCTGTTCCAGCGCTTTGCGCCCGGCGCATTCGACTGGTATCCGCTGCTCGCCGTGCCGGCGTCATTCGCGGCAGCCGGACTGGTCGGCATCGTGCTCGAACGGCTGGTGTTGAAGCATTTGTACGGCCGTCCGCTCGAAACCCTGCTGACCACGTTCGGCGTCAGCCTGATCCTGATTCAGGCGACGCGCATGCTGTTCGGCGCGCAGAACGTCCAGGTGACCAACCCTGCGTGGATGAGCGGCGGCGTGACCGTGCTGCCGAATCTGATCCTGCCGTACAACCGGCTGGCGATCCTGGCGTTCTCGCTGATCGTCGTCGGGATTGCGTGGGCTGTCCTGACTAAAACCCGCCTCGGTCTGTTCGTGCGAGCCGTCACGCAAAACCGGCGGATGGCGGCCTGCGTCGGCGTAAAGACCGCGCGCGTCGATTCGTATGCGTTCGCGTTCGGCGCGGGCATTGCCGGCCTGGGCGGCTGCGCGCTGTCGCAGATCGGCAATGTGGGTCCGGACCTCGGCCAGAGCTACATCATCGACTCGTTCATGGCCGTGGTGCTTGGCGGCGTCGGCCAGCTCGCCGGCACGGTGATCGGCGGCTTCGGGCTCGGGCTGATCAGCAAGGCGATCGAGCCGTTCTGGGGCGCGGTGCTCGCGAAGATCGCCGTGCTCGTGCTGATCGTGCTGTTCATCCAGAAGCGTCCGCAGGGCATGTTCGCCCTCAAGGGCCGTAGCGCGGAGGCATGA
- a CDS encoding DUF3443 domain-containing protein, whose translation MKTFSKTLCFALLTASMALSGCGGGGDNGDPNATKNNENLAPAPGLTPTPSPTPTPTPTPTPTPTPTPTPTPTPTPTPTPTPTPTPTPTPTPTPTPTPTPSPTPTPTPTPIADINTVPITVERWTGNYANMPYVSVTLCFPGVQDSTQCATIDHMQLDTGSVGVRVLASALGQALAGRLPAQSGATNDPTGGAPIAECAVFGSGYTWGPIKRADVTIGGKTAGNLPVQVIADGTYATPSDCVSRGVNNLGTASALGANGVLGIGPAQRDYPAAAQTVLPAAYYYCRSATSCTNTRVPLDTQVMNPVASFISDNNGTIIRLPALPAGGQLRATGELVFGIGTQSNNAMPSNPNIVALDQNGFFQTTYKSRSYSSAIDSGSNANIFADYTIPYSDDWYTPSTTLSLSAILTGVDKAAMPVTVPFSLGNGSSLVANQYAAYDSLGSPSAGMFIWGLPFFFGRNVYTVLNNVMIGKQAGPFIAF comes from the coding sequence ATGAAAACTTTCAGCAAGACACTTTGCTTCGCGCTCCTGACGGCCAGTATGGCGCTATCGGGCTGCGGTGGTGGTGGTGACAACGGCGACCCGAACGCGACGAAGAACAACGAAAACCTGGCGCCGGCTCCTGGCCTGACGCCGACTCCGAGCCCGACTCCGACGCCGACGCCGACGCCCACTCCAACTCCAACTCCAACTCCAACTCCAACTCCGACTCCAACGCCAACGCCGACGCCGACGCCAACGCCAACGCCAACGCCAACGCCAACGCCGACGCCAACGCCAACGCCAACGCCGAGTCCTACTCCTACGCCCACCCCAACCCCAATCGCCGACATCAACACCGTCCCGATCACCGTCGAACGTTGGACGGGGAACTACGCCAACATGCCGTACGTGAGCGTCACGCTTTGCTTCCCCGGCGTGCAGGACAGCACGCAATGCGCAACCATCGACCACATGCAGCTGGATACAGGCTCGGTCGGTGTGCGAGTACTGGCGAGCGCGCTGGGTCAGGCACTCGCCGGCCGCCTGCCCGCGCAATCGGGCGCCACCAACGATCCGACCGGCGGCGCGCCGATCGCCGAATGCGCGGTGTTCGGCTCCGGATACACGTGGGGGCCGATCAAACGGGCCGACGTGACGATCGGTGGCAAAACGGCGGGCAATCTGCCCGTGCAGGTGATCGCCGACGGCACGTACGCCACGCCGTCAGATTGCGTTTCGCGCGGCGTCAACAACCTCGGCACCGCATCCGCGCTCGGCGCCAACGGCGTGCTCGGCATCGGCCCGGCGCAACGCGACTATCCCGCTGCGGCGCAAACCGTCTTGCCGGCGGCCTACTATTACTGCAGGTCCGCAACGTCGTGCACGAACACACGCGTCCCGCTCGACACACAGGTCATGAATCCGGTGGCCAGCTTCATCTCCGACAACAACGGCACGATCATCCGCCTGCCCGCGCTGCCTGCGGGTGGTCAGTTGCGCGCCACGGGAGAACTGGTGTTCGGCATCGGCACGCAGTCGAACAACGCGATGCCGTCGAACCCGAATATCGTGGCGCTCGATCAGAACGGTTTCTTCCAGACCACCTACAAGAGCCGTTCGTATTCGAGCGCCATCGACAGCGGCTCCAATGCGAACATCTTTGCGGATTACACGATTCCCTATTCAGATGACTGGTATACGCCGTCAACCACGCTCAGCCTGTCCGCCATCCTGACGGGCGTCGATAAGGCCGCCATGCCCGTCACCGTGCCGTTCTCACTGGGCAACGGCTCGAGCCTGGTGGCGAATCAGTATGCGGCCTACGATAGTCTTGGCTCGCCGTCGGCGGGAATGTTCATCTGGGGGCTGCCATTCTTCTTCGGCCGCAACGTCTACACGGTGCTCAACAACGTGATGATCGGCAAGCAAGCGGGGCCGTTCATCGCTTTCTGA
- the urtA gene encoding urea ABC transporter substrate-binding protein, whose product MKRRSLLKFGSMSGALALAGQVPFAQAQSGSGPIKVGILHSLSGTMAISETSLKDTALMTIADINKNGGVMGRKLEPVVVDPASNWPLFAEKARQLITQEKCAVVFGCWTSVSRKSVLPVFEELNGLLFYPVQYEGEEMSRNVFYTGAAPNQQAIPATEYLMSAEGGGAKRFFLLGTDYVYPRTTNKILRAFLKSKGVQEADIQEVYTPFGHSDYQTIVANIKTFSQGGKTAVISTVNGDSNVPFYKELGNQGLKASDVPVVAFSVGEEELRGIDTKPLVGNLAAWNYFMSVKNPANTKFKAQWAEWVKSQNLPGGTKRVTNDPMEATFVGIHMWKQAVEKAKSTDVDKVRVAMVGQTFAAPSGFTLEMDGNHHLHKPVMIGEVRADGQFNVVWKTKTAIRAQPWSPFIAGNSSKPDVVSSIPAFLKRSRVA is encoded by the coding sequence ATGAAACGTCGTAGTCTGTTGAAGTTCGGCTCCATGTCGGGCGCATTGGCGCTTGCAGGTCAGGTTCCGTTTGCGCAGGCGCAATCGGGCAGCGGTCCGATCAAAGTAGGCATTCTGCATTCCCTGTCCGGCACGATGGCGATCTCGGAAACGTCGCTCAAGGACACCGCGTTGATGACCATCGCGGACATCAACAAGAACGGCGGCGTCATGGGCCGCAAGCTGGAACCAGTGGTGGTCGACCCGGCGTCGAACTGGCCGCTGTTCGCCGAAAAAGCGCGCCAGCTGATCACCCAGGAAAAGTGCGCGGTCGTGTTCGGCTGCTGGACTTCCGTGTCGCGCAAGTCGGTGCTGCCGGTATTCGAGGAACTGAACGGCCTGCTGTTCTATCCGGTGCAGTACGAAGGCGAAGAAATGTCGCGCAACGTGTTCTACACGGGCGCCGCGCCGAATCAGCAGGCGATTCCGGCAACCGAATACCTGATGAGCGCGGAAGGCGGCGGCGCCAAGCGCTTCTTCCTGCTGGGCACCGACTACGTGTACCCCCGCACGACCAACAAGATCCTGCGCGCGTTCCTCAAGTCGAAAGGCGTGCAGGAAGCCGATATCCAGGAGGTCTACACGCCGTTCGGCCACAGCGACTATCAGACCATCGTCGCGAACATCAAGACCTTCTCGCAAGGCGGCAAGACCGCGGTGATCTCAACCGTCAACGGCGACTCGAACGTGCCGTTCTACAAGGAACTGGGCAACCAGGGGCTGAAGGCATCCGACGTGCCGGTCGTCGCGTTCTCGGTCGGCGAGGAAGAACTGCGCGGCATCGATACGAAGCCGCTGGTCGGCAATCTCGCGGCATGGAACTACTTCATGTCGGTCAAGAACCCGGCCAACACGAAGTTCAAGGCGCAATGGGCCGAATGGGTCAAGTCGCAGAACCTGCCGGGCGGCACCAAGCGCGTGACGAACGACCCGATGGAAGCGACTTTCGTCGGCATCCATATGTGGAAGCAGGCCGTCGAGAAAGCGAAGAGCACGGACGTGGACAAGGTGCGTGTGGCGATGGTCGGCCAGACCTTCGCGGCACCGTCGGGCTTCACGCTCGAAATGGACGGCAATCACCATCTGCATAAGCCGGTGATGATCGGCGAAGTGCGTGCCGACGGCCAGTTCAACGTGGTGTGGAAGACCAAGACCGCGATTCGCGCGCAGCCATGGAGCCCGTTCATCGCCGGCAATTCGAGCAAGCCGGATGTGGTCAGTTCGATCCCGGCGTTCCTGAAGCGCTCGCGGGTAGCCTGA
- a CDS encoding protein-L-isoaspartate O-methyltransferase family protein, translating to MNIEQARFNMIEQQIRPWEVLDQDVLNLLSIVKRENFVPAAYRDLAFVDFEVPLPAGQHMLAPRVEARVLQELAVKKHESVLEIGAGSGYMAALLAHRAQHVLTVDIEPELAELAKNNLIANGVLNAEVVTGDASRGWANAAPYDVICVSGGLPVLPQEILEHLKIGGRLAAFVGTAPVMKAQIITRIDEKQYRIADVFETYVEPLINAVQPPRFKF from the coding sequence ATGAACATCGAGCAAGCGCGTTTCAACATGATCGAACAGCAGATCCGCCCCTGGGAAGTGCTCGACCAGGACGTGCTGAATCTGCTCTCGATCGTCAAGCGTGAAAACTTCGTCCCCGCCGCCTACCGCGATCTGGCCTTCGTCGACTTCGAAGTGCCGCTGCCGGCCGGCCAGCACATGCTGGCGCCGCGCGTCGAAGCACGCGTGCTGCAGGAACTGGCAGTGAAGAAACACGAAAGCGTGCTCGAAATCGGCGCCGGCTCGGGTTACATGGCCGCCCTGCTCGCGCATCGCGCGCAACACGTGCTGACGGTCGACATCGAACCGGAACTGGCTGAACTGGCAAAGAACAACCTGATCGCCAACGGCGTGCTGAACGCCGAAGTCGTCACCGGCGACGCCTCGCGCGGCTGGGCCAACGCCGCGCCGTACGACGTGATCTGCGTGTCGGGCGGCCTGCCGGTGCTGCCGCAGGAAATTCTCGAACACCTGAAGATCGGCGGCCGTCTGGCGGCGTTCGTCGGCACCGCGCCGGTCATGAAGGCACAGATCATCACGCGTATCGACGAGAAGCAGTACCGCATTGCCGACGTGTTCGAAACCTATGTCGAACCGCTGATCAATGCCGTGCAACCGCCGCGCTTCAAGTTTTAA
- the urtD gene encoding urea ABC transporter ATP-binding protein UrtD encodes MNENPMVPDLALPEEPAERSLSGVASMGHAVVPGEIDISHGTILYLEDVTVSFDGFRALNALTLSIEAGELRCIIGPNGAGKTTMMDVITGKTEPDSGKVFLGQSIDLTRMNEPSIARAGIGRKFQKPTVFEQHPVWENLELAMKADKGWLASLRARLDRDAQARIEETLALIGLESEARRLAGELSHGQKQRLEIGMLLMQQPALLLLDEPAAGMTDDETMQLAELLNHLRGTCSMMVVEHDMEFVAALSGEKGKVTVMAEGRVLAHGTLDEVKRDETVIESYLGR; translated from the coding sequence ATGAACGAAAACCCGATGGTTCCTGATCTTGCATTGCCTGAAGAGCCCGCTGAACGCTCCCTGAGCGGCGTCGCGAGCATGGGGCACGCGGTGGTGCCGGGCGAGATCGATATTTCGCACGGCACGATTCTGTACCTTGAAGACGTGACCGTGAGTTTCGATGGATTTCGCGCGTTGAATGCGCTGACCTTGTCGATCGAGGCGGGTGAGTTGCGTTGCATCATCGGGCCGAACGGCGCAGGCAAGACGACGATGATGGATGTCATCACCGGGAAAACCGAGCCGGATTCCGGCAAGGTTTTTTTGGGGCAGTCGATCGATTTGACACGGATGAACGAGCCTTCTATTGCGCGCGCCGGCATTGGGCGCAAGTTTCAGAAGCCGACCGTGTTCGAGCAGCATCCAGTGTGGGAGAACCTCGAGTTGGCGATGAAGGCTGACAAGGGGTGGCTGGCTTCGTTACGCGCCCGGTTGGACCGTGACGCGCAAGCACGGATTGAAGAGACGTTGGCTTTGATCGGCCTGGAGAGCGAAGCGCGGCGGCTGGCGGGTGAGCTGTCGCATGGACAAAAGCAGCGGCTCGAGATCGGCATGTTGCTGATGCAGCAGCCGGCGCTGCTTTTGCTCGATGAGCCCGCGGCCGGCATGACCGATGACGAGACGATGCAGTTAGCCGAGCTGCTCAATCATTTGCGCGGCACGTGTTCGATGATGGTTGTCGAACACGACATGGAGTTTGTGGCAGCGCTTTCGGGTGAAAAGGGAAAAGTGACGGTGATGGCCGAAGGGCGGGTTCTCGCTCACGGCACGCTTGATGAGGTGAAGCGGGACGAGACGGTGATCGAGTCTTACCTCGGGCGGTAA
- the urtC gene encoding urea ABC transporter permease subunit UrtC, translating to MTSATSSATPSANPSAHAGAASGGTAAGREAQSGFALGLPPRPALLSRRAWLALIALIIVFGLGVPFATLVVPETSALHLSAYAMTITGKFMCYAIAALALDLVWGYCGILSLGHALFFALGGYAIGMYLMRSIGHDGKYGSDLPDFMVFLDWHQLPWYWEGTQHLGYALLLVVLVPAVVAWVFGFFTFRSRVKGVYLSIITQAMTFAAMLLFYRNETGFGGNNGFTDFKRIGGFPITHLGTRTALLLITFAVLILAFIGARAIVTSKLGRVVTAVRDGEARLMFLGYSPLAYKLFVWTVSAVLCGIAGALYVPQVGIINPGEMSPGNSIEMAIWVAVGGRGTLIGPIVGAFAVNGAKSFFTANFPEYWLFFLGLIFVLVPLLLPNGIMGLIDMVTRKRNRS from the coding sequence ATGACATCGGCTACCTCATCGGCAACGCCGTCGGCAAACCCGTCCGCTCACGCCGGCGCAGCGAGCGGTGGCACCGCGGCCGGACGCGAAGCGCAGTCCGGCTTCGCGCTCGGCCTGCCGCCACGTCCCGCGCTGCTGTCGCGCCGCGCCTGGCTTGCGCTGATCGCGCTGATCATCGTGTTCGGCCTCGGCGTGCCGTTCGCCACGCTGGTAGTCCCGGAGACGAGCGCGCTGCATCTGTCCGCCTACGCGATGACGATTACCGGCAAGTTCATGTGCTATGCGATCGCCGCGCTGGCGCTCGACCTCGTGTGGGGCTATTGCGGCATTCTGAGCCTGGGACACGCGCTGTTCTTCGCGCTGGGCGGCTACGCGATCGGCATGTACCTCATGCGCTCGATCGGCCACGACGGCAAATACGGCAGCGATCTGCCCGACTTCATGGTGTTTCTCGACTGGCATCAACTGCCGTGGTACTGGGAAGGCACGCAGCACCTCGGCTATGCGCTGCTGCTGGTGGTGCTGGTGCCGGCGGTGGTCGCCTGGGTGTTCGGCTTCTTCACGTTCCGTTCACGCGTGAAGGGCGTCTACCTGTCGATCATCACGCAGGCGATGACGTTTGCCGCCATGCTCCTGTTCTACCGCAATGAAACGGGGTTCGGCGGCAACAACGGCTTTACCGACTTCAAGCGTATCGGCGGCTTTCCGATCACGCATCTAGGCACGCGCACGGCTCTCCTGCTGATCACCTTCGCGGTGTTGATCCTGGCCTTTATCGGTGCGCGGGCTATCGTCACGTCGAAGCTGGGCCGCGTGGTCACCGCCGTGCGTGACGGCGAAGCGCGCCTGATGTTCCTCGGCTACAGCCCGCTCGCCTACAAGCTGTTCGTGTGGACCGTCTCCGCCGTGTTGTGCGGAATTGCCGGCGCGTTGTACGTGCCGCAGGTCGGCATCATCAACCCGGGCGAGATGTCGCCGGGCAACTCGATCGAGATGGCAATCTGGGTGGCGGTAGGTGGGCGTGGCACGTTGATCGGACCGATCGTCGGCGCGTTCGCGGTGAACGGCGCGAAGAGCTTTTTCACGGCGAACTTCCCTGAATACTGGCTGTTCTTTCTTGGCCTGATTTTCGTGCTGGTCCCGCTGTTGCTGCCGAACGGCATCATGGGGCTGATCGACATGGTGACGCGCAAGAGGAACCGCTCATGA
- a CDS encoding DUF3443 domain-containing protein: MKTLKKTLWIIMAGASVALAACGGGSSDGNGKGGALGWNATPDWIKPPNGSGGTGDTGNASNIKTDKNNTVPIRVDNSMGGINSLFASITVCVPGTPQSASQCATVDRMLVDTGSTGVRIAASAIPALNPQLLTQIGALDDTPDGAYRGGAYPIAECMPFASGFTWGSVKRADITIGSRTASHIPIQVIGDGAFNTPSDCIAHGGADLSTVKSLGANGILGIGHGTYDSLDAVQSAAPGLYYYCSSQNSCTSTRMIATKEVMNPVAAFNADYNGTVIRLPAVPAGGQASVTGQLIFGIGTQANNALPANANIFAVDKYGSITTQYQGNVFNMSAIDSGTNIYAFPDSSIATTSGWYTPSSALNLTATMEATDGSSAPYKLTFPIDNVLNLTASGNAAYNNVGAYFSYNRMFLWGLPFFYGRSVYTVIGTNKIGTRTGPFVAF, translated from the coding sequence ATGAAGACTCTTAAGAAGACGCTATGGATCATCATGGCAGGGGCGAGCGTCGCCCTTGCCGCGTGCGGTGGCGGCAGCAGCGATGGAAATGGCAAAGGCGGCGCCCTCGGCTGGAACGCCACGCCCGACTGGATCAAGCCGCCCAATGGGTCGGGCGGTACGGGCGACACCGGCAACGCGAGCAACATCAAGACCGACAAGAACAATACGGTGCCGATTCGCGTCGACAACTCAATGGGCGGCATCAACAGTTTGTTCGCCTCGATCACCGTGTGCGTCCCGGGCACGCCGCAAAGCGCCAGCCAATGCGCGACCGTCGACCGGATGCTGGTGGACACCGGCTCAACCGGCGTACGCATCGCGGCCAGCGCAATTCCGGCGCTGAACCCCCAGTTGCTCACGCAAATCGGCGCACTCGACGACACACCCGACGGCGCTTACCGTGGCGGCGCCTACCCGATCGCCGAATGCATGCCGTTCGCTTCCGGTTTCACATGGGGGTCGGTCAAGCGTGCCGACATCACAATCGGCAGCAGAACGGCGAGCCACATCCCGATCCAGGTGATCGGCGATGGAGCGTTCAATACGCCGTCAGATTGCATTGCGCACGGCGGCGCCGATCTCAGCACCGTCAAAAGTCTCGGCGCCAACGGCATTCTAGGGATTGGGCACGGCACCTACGATTCCCTGGACGCAGTGCAAAGCGCGGCGCCTGGGCTCTACTACTATTGCTCGTCGCAGAATTCGTGCACCAGCACGCGCATGATTGCCACCAAGGAGGTGATGAATCCTGTTGCCGCATTCAACGCCGATTACAACGGCACGGTCATCCGCTTGCCGGCCGTGCCCGCCGGCGGTCAGGCCAGCGTTACGGGGCAGCTGATATTCGGTATCGGCACACAGGCGAACAACGCACTGCCGGCCAATGCCAACATCTTTGCGGTGGACAAGTACGGCAGCATCACGACCCAGTATCAGGGGAACGTGTTCAACATGAGCGCGATCGACAGCGGCACCAATATCTACGCCTTTCCCGATAGCTCGATAGCTACCACCTCGGGTTGGTACACGCCATCGAGCGCGCTCAACCTGACTGCGACCATGGAAGCAACCGATGGCTCCAGCGCGCCTTACAAGCTGACTTTCCCGATCGACAACGTCCTTAACCTGACGGCAAGCGGCAACGCCGCGTACAACAACGTGGGGGCGTACTTCTCGTACAACCGCATGTTCCTCTGGGGCCTGCCGTTTTTCTATGGCCGCAGCGTGTACACGGTGATCGGAACCAACAAGATCGGCACGCGTACAGGACCGTTCGTCGCGTTCTAA
- a CDS encoding DUF2844 domain-containing protein — MRFVKIALAAAALLPLASYAALGGPPGAGSAPQMLLRSATSNSSSAAAAYTVRESRDADGVTIREYVLPANIVFAVTWQGPVRPDMAALLGSYFPSFVSAGQAHARGTGPLIEHNGGFHVESAGRPGHFFGKAYLPRRVPTNVRMDELQ, encoded by the coding sequence ATGAGATTTGTAAAGATCGCGCTGGCTGCCGCGGCACTGCTGCCGCTTGCGTCGTATGCGGCATTGGGCGGTCCACCTGGAGCGGGCTCGGCCCCGCAGATGCTGCTCCGTTCGGCCACCTCTAATTCCTCTTCTGCCGCTGCGGCTTATACCGTGCGTGAGTCGCGCGATGCCGACGGCGTCACGATCCGCGAATACGTGCTGCCGGCGAATATCGTGTTTGCCGTCACGTGGCAGGGGCCGGTGCGCCCGGATATGGCCGCGTTGCTTGGCAGCTATTTCCCCAGCTTCGTCTCGGCGGGCCAGGCACATGCGCGCGGCACCGGTCCGTTGATCGAACACAACGGCGGCTTTCACGTTGAATCAGCAGGCCGGCCTGGACACTTCTTCGGCAAGGCGTACTTGCCACGCAGGGTCCCCACCAACGTTCGCATGGACGAACTGCAGTGA
- a CDS encoding rhodanese-like domain-containing protein — translation MQNLTAPALAEWLADQSRPAPVLLDVREPWEIQTASIAGAVSIPMREIPARSEELDDDAQIVCVCHHGARSAQVAMFLESRGHTNVFNLQGGIDAWSRQVDPTVPTY, via the coding sequence ATGCAAAATCTGACCGCTCCCGCGCTCGCCGAATGGCTTGCCGATCAATCGCGTCCCGCACCCGTGCTGCTCGACGTGCGCGAACCGTGGGAAATCCAGACGGCGTCGATCGCCGGCGCCGTGTCGATTCCGATGCGTGAGATTCCCGCACGCAGCGAAGAACTCGACGACGACGCGCAAATCGTCTGCGTATGCCATCACGGCGCGCGCAGCGCTCAGGTCGCGATGTTCCTCGAATCGCGCGGCCATACCAACGTCTTCAATCTGCAAGGCGGGATCGACGCGTGGTCGCGCCAGGTCGACCCGACCGTTCCCACCTATTGA
- a CDS encoding DUF2844 domain-containing protein, with protein MKLLRIAILAATLLPLVSRATLGGAPGAGTSSSPTTLRAAPQSSPAPGAAKTTTAAPYTLRESRDANGVTIREYVLPSNVVFAVTWAGPIRPDMIALLGSYFPTYVSAAESRARGTGPLVEGSDDFRIESAGRLGRFTGAAYLPRLMPANLRAGDLQ; from the coding sequence ATGAAACTTCTGAGGATCGCAATACTGGCCGCAACGCTTTTGCCGCTCGTATCGCGCGCAACGTTGGGCGGCGCTCCAGGCGCCGGCACGTCTTCCTCGCCGACGACACTGCGTGCCGCACCGCAATCCTCCCCCGCTCCAGGCGCGGCTAAGACAACAACCGCCGCGCCCTACACCCTGCGCGAGTCGCGTGACGCCAACGGCGTCACGATCCGCGAATACGTGTTGCCCAGCAACGTCGTATTCGCGGTGACGTGGGCAGGACCGATCCGTCCGGACATGATTGCGCTCCTCGGCAGCTATTTCCCCACCTACGTCAGCGCCGCAGAAAGCCGTGCGCGCGGCACCGGGCCGCTAGTCGAGGGCAGTGACGACTTCCGCATCGAGTCGGCGGGCCGTTTGGGGCGCTTCACCGGCGCAGCCTATTTGCCCCGCCTGATGCCCGCCAACCTGCGCGCGGGCGATCTGCAGTGA